Genomic DNA from Segatella copri:
ATCAGACCAGAAACTGGCTGATGGCTTTTTTATTACAAAATAAATACTATCTCATTTTCCAGGCATCCTTTACCTCTACCATAGGTACCACAATCTGTTCTTTAGTACTGTCACCATACACCACTTGCAAAAAAACATCAGCAACATGATGCGCTGTATCAGCTTTTGCATTCAGAACATTCACCTTAACCATACCTTTATGTTCATCTTGCTGCTGCTCAACAAACATTTTGGCATTCATCAGCAATTGATCCTGATAGCCATTTGGCAACCGATAAGGTTGATTGTAACCATCTACAAACTCCTTATACTTGCCCTCTAAAAGCAAATCATAATATCCCTTGGCTGCAATACCGGCAAGATAGCCAGGATCAGATTTCTCCTCCCTACAGGAAGAAAAAAACAATCCCATCATGAATATCATAAAAATCAAAAGTTTCTTCATTTTTATACACTTTGATTCTGCATTCTTCGCTTCATTTATTTACTTCTGACGAATGAAGACGTTGATAGGACAGCCATGTAATGACCAGTTCTCACGAATCTTATTCTCCAGGAAACGGCGATAGTTCTCCTTGACATACTGAGGCAAGTTTGCATAGAACACAAACGAAGGAATCGTTGTATTAGGCAACTGGGTGCAATACTTAATTTTGATATACTTACCCTTTATGCTCTGTGGAGGATATGCCTCGATAATAGGCAACATCACCTCATTCAACTTAGAAGTTCCAATATGAACCTTACGGTTCTGGTAAACTTCCTTGGCAGTTTCCAATACTCGGAAAATACGCTGCTTAGTCAAGGCTGAAGCAAAGATGATAGGAAAGTCTACGAATGGAGCCATACGCTTGCGGATTGCATTTTCAAAAGTATCAATTACCTTCTGATTCTTCTCCTCAACCAAATCCCATTTATTTACGACAACCACTAGACTCTTGTTGTTCTTCTGAATCAACTGGAAGATGTTCATATCCTGGGTTTCAATACCACGGGTAGCATCGAGCATCAGGATGCAGACATCACTATTCTCGATGGCACGGATTGAACGCATCACAGAATAGAATTCCAAGTCTTCGCTTACCTTGTTCTTACGACGGATACCGGCTGTATCAACCAGGTAAAAATCGAAACCAAACTTATCGTATCTGGTATAGATACTGTCACGTGTAGTACCTGCAATTTCTGTCACGATATTACGATCCTCACCAATAAAAGCATTGATAATACTACTCTTACCAGCATTCGGACGACCTACTACCGCAAAACGAGGAATATCTTCTTCGATTGCCTCCTCAGGATTATCCTGAAGTTTGTCCAAAATCATATCAAGCAAATCACCTGTACCACCACCTGTAGCTGCACTGATACACTGGGGATCCCCCAAGCCCAACTTGTAGAACTCAGCAGCCTGATAATACTCTGCGCTGTTATCAACCTTGTTAGCAACAAGGATAACAGGCAATTTGGCACGACGCAAAATAAGCGCCACGTCTTCATCCCAATCAGTAAGGCCAGTGTTAACGTCTACCAGGAAGAGAACCAGGTCAGCCTCTTCGGTAGCAACAAGCACCTGCTTGCGGATAGCATCTTCAAAAATATCATCAGATTTTACAACCCAACCACCGGTATCAACAACCGAAAATTCTCTACCATTCCAACTGCACTTACCATACTGACGGTCACGAGTAGTACCGGCAGTATCACTAACGATAGCGCGACGTGATTGAGTCAAACGATTAAATAAAGTAGACTTACCCACATTAGGGCGTCCTACAATAGCTACTAAATTTGCCATAAACAGTCATTATCCTCCTTCCTTTTAGGAGGTATTCAAGGATGTGGTCTCTGCATCCAAGTTAATAATTTTGCCGAAGCTGACCTTGCTCCGGCCCTCGCTCTTTTGGCGAGAGTCACTCCCTCGATTACATTCAGGGAGGAGTTATTTTAGTTGATAGTTTATAGTTATTAAGGGCGTCTTTAAACTATTAGCTCTTAACGATCAATTATTCCGGATTATATCCAAAGGCATCAAGTTCTCGCTGAGAACTGCGCCAATCCTTATCAACTTTTACGAAAGTCTCCAAGAAGATTTTCTTGTCGAAGAACTTTTCCAAAGCCTTACGACTCTCGGTATTCACCTTTTTCAATGCAATCCCCTGGTGCCCGATGATGATACCCTTTTGGGAATCACGTTCAACATAAATCACCGCATTAATGTGGATACGTTTTTCATCTTCCTTAAATCGCTCCACTCTTACCTCTACAGAATAAGGTATTTCCTTATCATAATAGAGCAAAATCTTTTCTCGGATAATCTCTGAAACGAAGAAACGGGCAGGCTTGTCTGTCAGCTGATCCTTATCAAAGAAAGCAGGAGATTCCGGCAAGAGTTCCTTAATGCGCTTCAAGAGCATATCCGTTCCGAATTTATTCTTCGCTGAGATAGGAAGAATCTCTGCATTAGGCAACAAAGAGTGCCATTTTTCAACAATATCACCCAACTTCTTCGGATCACTCTGATCAATCTTGTTGATGAGCAAGAGTACAGGAATCTGCATTTTCTTAACCTTTTCCAAGAATTCCATGTTCTTTTCAGGGTTTTCTATCACATCAGTCACATAAAGCAGCACATCAGCATCCGCCAATGCACTCTCAGAGAAGGCAAGCATCATCTCTTGCATCTTGTAATTAGGCTTCAAAACACCAGGAGTATCAGAAAATACAATCTGCATATCATCAGTATTCACAATACCCATGATACGATGACGGGTTGTCTGAGCCTTAAAAGTTGCAATACTAATACGTTCACCCACCAATTGATTCATCAAGGTACTTTTTCCCACATTAGGGTTACCTACTATATTTACGAAACCAGCTTTATGCATAAAAAATTGAATTTAGCAAAATTTTACTATCAAGAAGTTAAGCTCTATTGTTTTTAAGCTAAAGAAACGCATCCTTACTTATTTATAGAGAAATAAGAAAGATGCGTTTCCTTATATAGATTATTATTCTATCCTATTTTTATAGATTACTTTCCGTAAGCAGCGCCATCATACGCCCACTTATAGAAAGAAGCGCCATGTACAAATCCTGCACCAAATGCTGTGAAGATGACGTTATCGCCCTTCTTCAATTGGCTTTCAGCATCCCAGAGTGCCAATGGAATTGTTGCTGCACTAGTATTTCCATAATGATCGATGTTTACAACCACCTTATCAAGTGGAATTCCAGCACGCTTGGTTACTGCCTCGATAATACGGAGATTAGCCTCGTGAGGAATTACCCAATTCACATCATCAGCCTTCAGATTGTTCATTTCCATAATCTTCATCACGTCGTTGCTCATATCTGTTACTGCGTAACGGAATACAGTACGACCTTCCTGATAAAGATAGTGCAGGCGATGATCAACTGTAAAATGTGATGGAGGGCAAACAGAACCACCAGCCTTCATGTGAAGGAAAGGCAAACCTTGTCCATCTGTACGAAGGTATGAGTTCTGAACACCAACGTTCTCCTCTTCAGTTGCCTCCACCAAAACCGCACCTGCTCCATCTCCGAAGAGAACACAAGTAGCACGGTCTGTGTAATCTACCAATGAAGACATCTTGTCAGCACCAATCACAATAATCTTCTTGTATCTACCACTCTGAATCATGCTTGCAGCAACATCAAGGGTATACAAGAATCCAC
This window encodes:
- the era gene encoding GTPase Era, whose translation is MHKAGFVNIVGNPNVGKSTLMNQLVGERISIATFKAQTTRHRIMGIVNTDDMQIVFSDTPGVLKPNYKMQEMMLAFSESALADADVLLYVTDVIENPEKNMEFLEKVKKMQIPVLLLINKIDQSDPKKLGDIVEKWHSLLPNAEILPISAKNKFGTDMLLKRIKELLPESPAFFDKDQLTDKPARFFVSEIIREKILLYYDKEIPYSVEVRVERFKEDEKRIHINAVIYVERDSQKGIIIGHQGIALKKVNTESRKALEKFFDKKIFLETFVKVDKDWRSSQRELDAFGYNPE
- the der gene encoding ribosome biogenesis GTPase Der, whose amino-acid sequence is MANLVAIVGRPNVGKSTLFNRLTQSRRAIVSDTAGTTRDRQYGKCSWNGREFSVVDTGGWVVKSDDIFEDAIRKQVLVATEEADLVLFLVDVNTGLTDWDEDVALILRRAKLPVILVANKVDNSAEYYQAAEFYKLGLGDPQCISAATGGGTGDLLDMILDKLQDNPEEAIEEDIPRFAVVGRPNAGKSSIINAFIGEDRNIVTEIAGTTRDSIYTRYDKFGFDFYLVDTAGIRRKNKVSEDLEFYSVMRSIRAIENSDVCILMLDATRGIETQDMNIFQLIQKNNKSLVVVVNKWDLVEEKNQKVIDTFENAIRKRMAPFVDFPIIFASALTKQRIFRVLETAKEVYQNRKVHIGTSKLNEVMLPIIEAYPPQSIKGKYIKIKYCTQLPNTTIPSFVFYANLPQYVKENYRRFLENKIRENWSLHGCPINVFIRQK
- a CDS encoding beta-ketoacyl-ACP synthase III, encoding MGKINAVITGVGGYVPDYILNNEELSRMVDTTDEWITTRVGIKERRILTEEGLGTSYLARKAAKQLIQKTGVDPDTIDALIVTTTTPDYKFPSTASIVLGKLGLKNAFAFDFSAACCGFLYTLDVAASMIQSGRYKKIIVIGADKMSSLVDYTDRATCVLFGDGAGAVLVEATEEENVGVQNSYLRTDGQGLPFLHMKAGGSVCPPSHFTVDHRLHYLYQEGRTVFRYAVTDMSNDVMKIMEMNNLKADDVNWVIPHEANLRIIEAVTKRAGIPLDKVVVNIDHYGNTSAATIPLALWDAESQLKKGDNVIFTAFGAGFVHGASFYKWAYDGAAYGK